Within the Calorimonas adulescens genome, the region TTGGGATTTACAGACACGTTATGGATAAAAACAATTGGGTTTTTATCCGATTTTTATTAGTTTTTGTGCATAGTAAGTTGGAGGTGGTGAAAGATAAGAGATACTTGATTGCTTGGTATTGGAAAATTGAAATTTAGAAACGAGGGGGAAGTTTATGAAGAAAGGTTTGTTGGCAATTTTGGCGCTGCTAATGGTCTTATCGCTGGTGGTTGCTGGGTGTGGCGGTCAGCAGGCGCAGCAGTCTCAAGGTGGTGGCGGAAGCTCTGGGGATACAATTAAAATAGGCGCCAATTTTGAGCTTACAGGTACTATGGCTGCATATGGGAGAACTTCTGTCAATGCGATAAAGATGGCCGCTGACGAATGGAACGCTAAGGGAGGCCTGCTGGGCAAACAGATTGAAGTTGTAGAGGCCGACAACAAGTCTCTTCCTGATGAATCTACCAATGCTGCGACCAGGCTTGTAACTCAGGATAAGGTTGTTGCTATAATAGGTACTTCTGCCAGCACAACCACGCTGGGTATGGTGCCTGTGGTGCAGCAGTATAAAATTCCTACCATTGCTACTACGGCTACAAACCCTGACGTGACAGTGGATCCTAAGAGCCAGGAGACATACAAGTATATGTTCAGGGCATGCTTTATAGACCCGTTCCAGGGTGTTGTGGGTGCTAACTTTGCATATAACGATTTGGGTGCCAGAACCGCAGTCTTGTATATTGATGAAAAGGATGCTTTTTCAATTGGCCTGGCCAAGTTCTTCAAGGAAAACTTTGAGAAGCTCGGTGGCAAGATACTCTCTGAGGAACATTATGTGGCGGGCGACCAGGACTTCAGGTCTACCCTTACCAAGATACAGTCTATGAATCCAGATGTTATATATGAGCCTGGACATTATCAAGAGACAGGTATGATAATAAAACAGGCCAGGGAGATGGGCATAACCACACCAATAGTTGGTGGTGATGGTTGGGATTCTCCAGACCTTGTAAAGATAGCAGGGGCAGAAAATATGAACAATGTGTTTATGAGTAACCACTTTATACCATCTGACCCTGATCCAAAAATCCAAAATTTCGTTAAGGCATACAAGGACAAATTTGGAGAAATGCCAGATGCCAAGGCAGTATTAGCCTATGAGGCAGCGAACATTATGTTCACGGGCATAAAGAATGCCAATTCTACCAATGGGGATGACATAGTAGCTGCCTTAGAGGGGTTAAAAGACTATCCAGGCCTTACAGGTAACATTACTTTTGATAAACAACACAATCCTGTAAAACCAGCTATCATCATTGAGTTTAAGAATGGTGAACAGGTAATGAGGGGCAGAGTTAACCCGTAATACGATGATTTAGCAGATCAAATTCATATTTATAGGCGAGGTTTTTGCCTCGCCTATAATAAATTTTGAGGGAGGAGGAAATACATGGAGCAGTTTATGCAGCAGATGATAAATGGTTTCTCTCTGGGAAGCATATATGCACTTATTGCCCTGGGGTACACCATGGTATATGGAATTATAAAACTTATAAATTTTGCCCATGGCGACATATATATGCTTGGTGCTTTCGCAGGATTTTTTGCTATTTCAGCCTTTCATTTGGGTTTTATACCTTCACTTATTATTTCAATGGCTATATGCGCCCTGGCAGGCATGTTTATTGAAAAAGTCGCCTACAAGCCCCTGAGGACAGCTCCAAGAATATCAATGTTGATTACAGCAATAGGAGTATCTCTTTTTCTTGAAAATGGGGGGCTTCTGGTATTTTCACCCTCAATAAGGACCTTTCCAACAATATTTCCTGTAAAGACATATTCCATCTTTGGCGGCATTGTTAAGCTAACTGTGAAAGACATTGTAGTATTTTTAGTAATGATAGTGATGCTCATAATACTGCAATATCTTGTTTACCGGACTAAAATAGGAAAGGCAATGAGGGCTGTCTCCTTTGACAAGGATGCAGCAGGCCTCATGGGCGTGGATGTAGATACAACCATTTCTTACACTTTTGCAATAGGTTCGGCATTGGCAGCAGTGGCAGGCGTGCTTGTGGGCATATACTACAACTCCGTATGGCCTCTAATGGGGATTATGCCAGGACTTAAGGCATTCATAGCTGCGGTCCTGGGAGGCATAGGTATAATACCCGGTGCTGTGCTGGGAGGACTTATGATTGGTGTTATCGAGACCCTGGTTGCCGGATATGGCAATTCCCTCTACAGAGACGGCGTAGCCTTTGCAATACTGATTATTGTCCTTCTTTTAAAACCATCAGGGCTTCTTGGCAAAAACGAGAGAGAGAAGGTGTAACATGGAGAGGAACGCATTGAAAAAGGATTTTATGGTGCTTATAGCAATCGTAATTTTTTATGCTGTCATACAGGTTCTTATGCAGACGGGGGTAATTGGCCCTTACTATTCTTTAAATCTGATACTTATGTGCATTAATATTATGTTAGCTGTCAGCCTAAACCTTATAAACGGCTTTCTGGGACAGTTTTCCATAGGCCATGCAGGACTTATGTCTGTTGGGGCATATACCTCGGCGATATTGACATACTATTATGATATGCCTCTTGCAGTGGCTTTAATTGTAGGGGCACTATCTGCTTCTCTGGCAGGCCTTATAGTAGCTGTACCTACACTGAGGCTTAAAGGCGATTATTTAGGTATTGCTACCCTGGGTTTTGGAGAAATAATAAGGGTTTTCTTTCTCACCAATGACACCGTAGGAGGAGCCAAGGGATTTTTTGGAATACCCAAGCTAACCACATGGACATGGGCATATTTTGTTATGGTACTCACCATAGTTGTCATAAAGAACTTTATTAATTCCAGCTATGGCAGGAGCTGTATAGCTATAAGGGAGAATGAAATTGCGGCTGAGGCTATGGGAATCAATACTACAAGGTATAAGATACTGGCCTTTACTATAGGTGCCTTTTTTGCCGGGGCCGCAGGCGCATTGTATGCTCATAACTTCTATACAATTCAACCAGAACAGTTTAATTTTATGAAATCCTTTGATATAATGACAATGGTGGTATTAGGGGGACAGGGTTCTATAACCGGCAGTATTGTTGGAGCCGTTGCTGTTACACTTTTGAACGCAGCACTTTCAAGCCTTGCAGCCTTAAGGATGGTTATCTACTCATTACTGCTTATCATTATGATGTTATTCAGACCGCAGGGGCTGTTTGGCATTACTGAATTTACGATAGACCAGGTCCTGGGAAGGAGGGGCAGACTTGGAAAATCTGCTTGAAATAAAGCATCTGTCTAAGAACTTTGGAGGTATTGAGGCACTCAAGGATGTTAATATAAATGTAGAAAGGAATGGTCTTGTTGGTCTTATAGGGCCTAATGGGGCAGGAAAGACCACAATATTTAACCTTATTACCGGTGAATATGTGCCTACCTCTGGGAGTGTGATATTTGATGGCAAAGAGCTTGCCAACCACCACCCTTATCAGGTGGCAGCATTAGGTATAACCAGGACGTTCCAGAATATAAGGCTGTTTTCAGATCTATCCGTGCTGGATAATGTGAGGATTGCGTGTCATCTCCATGTAAAATACAGTGTTTTTGACTCGATAATACATGGCAGGAGGTTTGTTGAAGGAGAAAAGGAAATATATGATAGGTCTATGGAGCTTCTAAAGATCTTTAAGCTGGAAAATAAAAGGGATGAGTTGGCTAAAAACCTTCCGTATGGAGAACAAAGGCGCCTTGAGATAACCAGAGCCCTTGCGACCAATCCAAAGCTGCTTTTGCTGGATGAGCCTGCGGCAGGCATGAATCCCCAGGAGACAGAAGATCTTATGGAGACCATCAGATTTTTGAGGGATGGGATGAACATAACCATACTGCTTATTGAGCATGATATGCATCTGGTCATGGGTATATGCGAGAAGATATATGTACTGGATTTTGGTAAGGTGATAGCTGAGGGAGACCCCACCTCCATACAGCACGATCCAAAGGTTATTGAGGCATATCTGGGGACAGCTTATCTTGAAGGGGGCAAAGTAAATGCTTGAGGTTAAAGACCTGCATGTATACTATGGTGCTATACATGCCTTAAAGGGAATTTCATTTAAGGTTGAGGACGGAGAAATAGTAACGATAATAGGCGCAAATGGAGCCGGTAAGTCTACAACACTCAGGACTATCTCTGGCCTTTTGAGACCTAAAACAGGGGAAATTATATTAAATGGAGTCCATTTAGAAAAAATGAAGGCAAAGGATATTGTGAAAATGGGGGTTTGCCAGGTTCCAGAGGGCAGGAGAATTTTTGCTAATATGAGTGTCCAAGAAAATCTTGAACTGGGCGCATATCTGAGAAACGACAGGGATGGGATAAAAAAAGACTTTGACAGGGTATTTTCACTCTTCCCCCGGCTTGCAGAGAGAAAGTCTCAGATTGCAGGTACCCTTTCTGGTGGAGAACAGCAGATGCTGGCCATAGGGAGGGCCTTGATGTCGAGGCCCAGGATTATATTGATGGATGAGCCGTCGATGGGCCTGGCGCCGATACTTGTTGAGCAGATATTCAATGTAATTAAGGAAATAAACAGCGAGGGTACTACAGTCCTATTAGTTGAGCAAAATGCGTATATGGCGCTTGTAACGGCAAAGAAAGCCTATGTCCTTGAGACTGGAAACATAGTAATGGGCGGTACGGCGTCTGAACTATTGAATAATGAAGAGGTAAGAAGGGCATATTTAGGATAAGGAGGGATGACAAATCGTCATCCCTTATTTGCTATACCTTTCCTATAGCTTTTTGGGCCTGATATGCTATATTGTATACTGCATATGTCACGACAGTATTTATTGCAGCAGTTGGTATGACCACCGTGGTCACCAATACTGAGAAGGCGAGTGGTAGACCACCTACAACAGCAGAAGCTATGGCAAGAAACACTATGCCGCTTTCCATTGTGCCAATGAAAGCAATCACAGGTATAGCAATATGCCTGTTAAACCTTGCAGTGAGCCTTATGAGCGTAACAACAACAAAGGCTGTTATTATTTCCTCGATGAAGTTTGCCACCTGACCGCCAGGGAAGGTTGTTGTCAAGGCTGCAAATATTCCTCCTAAGAAGCCACCAAGCAGTGCATTTTGGTATACCGGGTTAATAAACAATGCAACGAATAGCATGGCGAGAAGGAAGTTTGGTTTCATACTACCCATTATGGGTGGTGTTATCTGATGGAGTACAAGGCCAATAGCCATTAGAAGGGCTGTGAGTATACTGTCCCTCAATTTCATAATACCAACACTCCTTTTTAAATTTAATAGTAATTTTAGTGGTATCATATATCCTTCACGTCATAGGCCATCACCCCATGTCCGATAAAATAAAAAAGCCTTTCGTCCCTATAGGGACGAAAGGCTATCTTCCGTGGTGCCACCCTTATGAGGTTTCCCTCACTCATCCGGGTACTAACATACCCTGTCCTTGTGATAACGGAGGACACGTCCGTGATGAGCTACTTATATTTCGCCCACCCTTCTAAGGAGCCCATTCACTCATGGATAAGGTATCGCCTTTCCACCGCCGGCGACTCTCTTTGACCTATCCTTTGAGTTACTATTCTCCCTCATCGAATTTATTTTATTTATTATAGTCTACTACCTTATTACTGCAACGTCAAGTAGTTTTTTATTTAATTGCTTATATCTTTATAGACCTGTTAAAGCGGTAATATAAGATAGCTTAGAAGATTGACAGTATTTTTAACTTATCTTCTGCCCTTTTTATCGTCTCATAGCGTTTATCCCTATAGATATGGGCAGTAAATTTTTTCTTTAAAAATTTGACATTAGAGTTATAATAAAGGGGGGTGAAATATTTTGTGAGGTGAATCATATTGACATTATTGGAACTGGCAATTGTTTTAGGCGTGGCAAGGCTGGGTGGATACATAGCGGCCAGATTTGAGCAGCCTAACGTACTGGGGCAGATAATAGCGGGCATTATTGTGGGACCTTCTCTACTGAATATTGTCAGTAACTCCGATATACTGGAGAGCATGGCGGAGATTGGCGTGATACTGCTCATGTTTCTTGCTGGAACAGAGACAAACTTAGACGACCTTGTTTCCTCAGGAGTATCGTCAACAATTATCGCCATTGGTGGAGTGTTTCTGCCTTTTGTTTTAGGTTTTGGCGCATCCAGGGTTGAGGGCATATCTTTGAATGAAGCATTATTTATTGGGACTATATTAACAGCTACATCGGTTAGCATAAGCGTGCAGACTTTGAGGGAGATACATAAGTTAAACTCAAAAGAGGGCATTGCCATCATGGGGGCGGCCGTTATTGATGATGTCATAGGTATCATCTTTCTTACAGTAGTGGTGGGATATGTGTCAGGCAAATCGGGTATTGTGCCCATGATAGAAAATCTTCTTTTATTTTTTACACTGGTTATAGTAATCGGGTTTCTTGTATCCAGATATTTAGATAAACTGGATATGGCTCTCAAACAGGGCGACAGGATAGTAACAATAGCTTTAGTATTTTGCTTTGTCATGTCTTACATTGCAGATAAATCCGGGATAGCAACTATTACTGGAGCTTATATAGCAGGTATTATCCTGTCTACGACGCCGTATAGAGAGAAGGTTATACACGGTATTGACCCTATAGCCTATCTTGTCTTTACTCCTATATTTTTTGTAAGCATAGGTCTTAAGGCAGATATAAAGACATTGACAGAGGGTATTGTCTTTAGCCTCATAATAATAGCTGCCTCCGTAGTTGGTAAAATTATAGGCTGTGGCCTTATGGCAAAGGCTGTTGGATTTGATTGGAAAGGTGCACTCTCTGTAGGTATCGGCATGATACCCAGGGGTGAGGTGGCCCTGATCATAGTTAACCTTGGCTTGAAGATGGGCATTGTTACACCCAGGCTTTTTACAACTTCAGTACTTGTGGTGCTTGTTACAACGCTCATTACACCACCTCTTTTAAAAATGTCTTTCTCACGGGAATTGTCAAGCGAGGGTGAATAAAGGAGGGGACATATATGTATCTTTTTGTTGTAGTGTTAAACAGGGTGGAGTATCTTGACAAATTACTTATCACCATGAGGGAACACGGGGCTAAAGGGGCAACGGTACTGGACTCTGTTGGTTCTGGAAGGATTATTAAAAATTTTGACGAGGCCAGGCCTATGATAGCCAGCATAAGGAGGCTTAGGGAAGAAGAGTTTTCTACCAACAAGACCATTTTTTCAGTGTTGGAGACCCGTTCTCAGGTTGATGAGATAGCTGATGCCATAGAAAAGGCCATAGGCAATTTTTCTGATAAGGAGATGGGTATAATGTTTTCCATCCCTCTGGACATGGTGAGGGGTGGCGCACTGGAGCGGTATATAAGAAGCAAGGGTCATTTTGAATGAATATATAATCCCATCTGCGAATAGATTAAGGTGAGGTGTTAACATGGATCCTTTGTCTATTTCGCTGATGGGACTTTTTATAGGTACAATCGGTACAGGACTTGGTGGCACAGTTGCTCTTTTTTACAGAAATCCATCGAGAAGGTTTTTAGGCCTGGCCATAGCAGTTTCCGGCGGGCTTATGCTTTCTGTGGTCTGCTTTGACCTGCTGCCTGAGGCATTTGATATATCAGGCCTTAGTTATACCTTGATAGGAGTAGTCATTGGTGTTATTATTGTTATGATAATGGAGCAAAAGATGCAGGAGCAGAATGGCAACCAGGGCTTTGAGTATTTGAGGACGGGTCTTTTGATGGGTGTAGCTATAGCACTGCATAATCTGCCTGAGGGCCTGGCCGTAGGTTCCTCTTTCGCTGCATCTCAAAGCGTGGGCCTGAGTATGGCTCTGGTGATTGGACTGCATGACTTCCCCGAAGGGCTTTCCATGGCAGCTCCTCTCATGGCAGGGGGTATGAGAGGAGCTATGGTACTTTATTATACCATATTATCAGGGATACCAACAGGAATTGGTGCTTTTATAGGTGCATATCTGGGTGAAATATCACCTGACCTGATTGCTTTAAATATGGGGATAGCAGCAGGGTGCATGCTGTATATAACATGCGACGAAATGTTCCCCATGGCAAGAGACCTCCACAAGGGAAGGCTCACAGCCGTTGGCATACTCTTTGGCATAATACTCGGGATAATAATTACGGAGATGTTGTAGATGACTGAGATTTACTGGATTGATGAAAATAATATTGACGATAACCTGCTTTTTAAAGCGGCTAAGGTTTTAAGAGATGGCGGCATTGCCGCCTTTCCTACAGAGACGGTTTATGGTTTGGGAGCAAATGCATTGGACAGTAAAGCAGTGAAGAAGATATTCCGGGCCAAGGGAAGACCCAGTGATAATCCACTGATTGTCCATGTGGCAGACTATGAGGGCATTTTTCCTCTTGTTGCTGAAATAAATGAAGCAGCTGAAACGCTTATACACCGGTTTATGCCCGGGCCTATAACAATTGTAATGAAAAAATCCACAGCCATACCAGATGAGGTGACTGCAGGGCTGGATACGGTTGGCATAAGGATGCCATCTCACAAGATTGCCTCAAGGCTTATAAAGCTGGCCGGCGTCCCGGTGGCTGCACCCAGTGCTAACCTTTCAGGGAAGCCAAGCCCTACGAGGCCTGAACATGTTATACATGATATGGACGGCAGGGTTGATGTTATAATAGCTGACGGGATATGCGATATAGGAGTGGAGTCTACAGTTGTAGATGTCACAGGGGATGTGCCAGTGATATTAAGGCCAGGTGGGGTTACTTTTGAAGAACTGCAATCCGTCCTTGGGAAGGTAGAGATAGACCCGGCCGTTTTAAGAAAACCGGATAAAAATCTTGTGGCTAAAGCACCAGGAATGAAGTATACACACTATTCGCCTGATGCAGATGTGGTAATTGTTGCCGGCCCGTCTGAAATGGTAGCAGCAGAAGTAAACAGACTGGCCAAAGAGGATATGGCAGAGGGCAAAAAAGTAGCTGTCCTGGCCAGTGATGAAACATCAGGATTGTATGATATAATGGTAGTGCCGATTGGCTCACAGAAGGACAAACTTTCCATATCCAGCAGGATTTTTGATGCCTTAAGAAGGTTAGACGAACTTGGTGTAGACAAGGCATATGCAGAGGCTGTTGACGAAGAAGGGTTGGGCCTGGCCATAATGAACCGCATGAAAAAGGCGGCTGGGTATAGAATTATAAAGGTGGGTGAAAAATGAAGGTGCTTTTTGTATGCACGGGAAATACGTGCAGAAGTCCGATGGCAGCAGGTATTTTAAAGAAGATGTTAAAGGACCGTGGGATAGAAAACGTTGAAGTCGATTCCTGCGGGTTTGTGGAGGAGGGATTGCCGGCATCACAATATGCCATAGAGGTGTCCGGAGAGCATGGTGTGGATATCTCGGGCCATAGGTCGAAGGTAATAAATAAAGCGCTGATAGATGAGAGTTCAATAATCCTTACCATGTCAAAACGTCACAAGGACGAGGTCATAAAGCTGTCACCGGATGCGCAGGAAAAGGCCTTTACCATTACTGAGTTTGTTGATGAGGATGGAGAAATAGAAGACCCCATAGGCATGGGCAAAGATATGTACGAAAGGACATTTAAGAAACTGTATGGGATACTGGAAAGGGTTATTGACAAAATAGACGATCTAAAATAGATGCTGCTTAAGGTTGCCATTACAATAGCATCAAAAATATGTTACAAAATGGTTAAATTTTTGTGTAACCTATGGAAAAATTAGGACAGAT harbors:
- a CDS encoding ABC transporter substrate-binding protein; translated protein: MKKGLLAILALLMVLSLVVAGCGGQQAQQSQGGGGSSGDTIKIGANFELTGTMAAYGRTSVNAIKMAADEWNAKGGLLGKQIEVVEADNKSLPDESTNAATRLVTQDKVVAIIGTSASTTTLGMVPVVQQYKIPTIATTATNPDVTVDPKSQETYKYMFRACFIDPFQGVVGANFAYNDLGARTAVLYIDEKDAFSIGLAKFFKENFEKLGGKILSEEHYVAGDQDFRSTLTKIQSMNPDVIYEPGHYQETGMIIKQAREMGITTPIVGGDGWDSPDLVKIAGAENMNNVFMSNHFIPSDPDPKIQNFVKAYKDKFGEMPDAKAVLAYEAANIMFTGIKNANSTNGDDIVAALEGLKDYPGLTGNITFDKQHNPVKPAIIIEFKNGEQVMRGRVNP
- a CDS encoding branched-chain amino acid ABC transporter permease; the encoded protein is MEQFMQQMINGFSLGSIYALIALGYTMVYGIIKLINFAHGDIYMLGAFAGFFAISAFHLGFIPSLIISMAICALAGMFIEKVAYKPLRTAPRISMLITAIGVSLFLENGGLLVFSPSIRTFPTIFPVKTYSIFGGIVKLTVKDIVVFLVMIVMLIILQYLVYRTKIGKAMRAVSFDKDAAGLMGVDVDTTISYTFAIGSALAAVAGVLVGIYYNSVWPLMGIMPGLKAFIAAVLGGIGIIPGAVLGGLMIGVIETLVAGYGNSLYRDGVAFAILIIVLLLKPSGLLGKNEREKV
- a CDS encoding branched-chain amino acid ABC transporter permease — its product is MERNALKKDFMVLIAIVIFYAVIQVLMQTGVIGPYYSLNLILMCINIMLAVSLNLINGFLGQFSIGHAGLMSVGAYTSAILTYYYDMPLAVALIVGALSASLAGLIVAVPTLRLKGDYLGIATLGFGEIIRVFFLTNDTVGGAKGFFGIPKLTTWTWAYFVMVLTIVVIKNFINSSYGRSCIAIRENEIAAEAMGINTTRYKILAFTIGAFFAGAAGALYAHNFYTIQPEQFNFMKSFDIMTMVVLGGQGSITGSIVGAVAVTLLNAALSSLAALRMVIYSLLLIIMMLFRPQGLFGITEFTIDQVLGRRGRLGKSA
- a CDS encoding ABC transporter ATP-binding protein, translated to MENLLEIKHLSKNFGGIEALKDVNINVERNGLVGLIGPNGAGKTTIFNLITGEYVPTSGSVIFDGKELANHHPYQVAALGITRTFQNIRLFSDLSVLDNVRIACHLHVKYSVFDSIIHGRRFVEGEKEIYDRSMELLKIFKLENKRDELAKNLPYGEQRRLEITRALATNPKLLLLDEPAAGMNPQETEDLMETIRFLRDGMNITILLIEHDMHLVMGICEKIYVLDFGKVIAEGDPTSIQHDPKVIEAYLGTAYLEGGKVNA
- a CDS encoding ABC transporter ATP-binding protein — protein: MLEVKDLHVYYGAIHALKGISFKVEDGEIVTIIGANGAGKSTTLRTISGLLRPKTGEIILNGVHLEKMKAKDIVKMGVCQVPEGRRIFANMSVQENLELGAYLRNDRDGIKKDFDRVFSLFPRLAERKSQIAGTLSGGEQQMLAIGRALMSRPRIILMDEPSMGLAPILVEQIFNVIKEINSEGTTVLLVEQNAYMALVTAKKAYVLETGNIVMGGTASELLNNEEVRRAYLG
- a CDS encoding tryptophan transporter, whose amino-acid sequence is MKLRDSILTALLMAIGLVLHQITPPIMGSMKPNFLLAMLFVALFINPVYQNALLGGFLGGIFAALTTTFPGGQVANFIEEIITAFVVVTLIRLTARFNRHIAIPVIAFIGTMESGIVFLAIASAVVGGLPLAFSVLVTTVVIPTAAINTVVTYAVYNIAYQAQKAIGKV
- a CDS encoding cation:proton antiporter → MTLLELAIVLGVARLGGYIAARFEQPNVLGQIIAGIIVGPSLLNIVSNSDILESMAEIGVILLMFLAGTETNLDDLVSSGVSSTIIAIGGVFLPFVLGFGASRVEGISLNEALFIGTILTATSVSISVQTLREIHKLNSKEGIAIMGAAVIDDVIGIIFLTVVVGYVSGKSGIVPMIENLLLFFTLVIVIGFLVSRYLDKLDMALKQGDRIVTIALVFCFVMSYIADKSGIATITGAYIAGIILSTTPYREKVIHGIDPIAYLVFTPIFFVSIGLKADIKTLTEGIVFSLIIIAASVVGKIIGCGLMAKAVGFDWKGALSVGIGMIPRGEVALIIVNLGLKMGIVTPRLFTTSVLVVLVTTLITPPLLKMSFSRELSSEGE
- a CDS encoding P-II family nitrogen regulator — protein: MYLFVVVLNRVEYLDKLLITMREHGAKGATVLDSVGSGRIIKNFDEARPMIASIRRLREEEFSTNKTIFSVLETRSQVDEIADAIEKAIGNFSDKEMGIMFSIPLDMVRGGALERYIRSKGHFE
- a CDS encoding ZIP family metal transporter — protein: MDPLSISLMGLFIGTIGTGLGGTVALFYRNPSRRFLGLAIAVSGGLMLSVVCFDLLPEAFDISGLSYTLIGVVIGVIIVMIMEQKMQEQNGNQGFEYLRTGLLMGVAIALHNLPEGLAVGSSFAASQSVGLSMALVIGLHDFPEGLSMAAPLMAGGMRGAMVLYYTILSGIPTGIGAFIGAYLGEISPDLIALNMGIAAGCMLYITCDEMFPMARDLHKGRLTAVGILFGIILGIIITEML
- a CDS encoding L-threonylcarbamoyladenylate synthase: MTEIYWIDENNIDDNLLFKAAKVLRDGGIAAFPTETVYGLGANALDSKAVKKIFRAKGRPSDNPLIVHVADYEGIFPLVAEINEAAETLIHRFMPGPITIVMKKSTAIPDEVTAGLDTVGIRMPSHKIASRLIKLAGVPVAAPSANLSGKPSPTRPEHVIHDMDGRVDVIIADGICDIGVESTVVDVTGDVPVILRPGGVTFEELQSVLGKVEIDPAVLRKPDKNLVAKAPGMKYTHYSPDADVVIVAGPSEMVAAEVNRLAKEDMAEGKKVAVLASDETSGLYDIMVVPIGSQKDKLSISSRIFDALRRLDELGVDKAYAEAVDEEGLGLAIMNRMKKAAGYRIIKVGEK
- a CDS encoding low molecular weight protein arginine phosphatase, yielding MKVLFVCTGNTCRSPMAAGILKKMLKDRGIENVEVDSCGFVEEGLPASQYAIEVSGEHGVDISGHRSKVINKALIDESSIILTMSKRHKDEVIKLSPDAQEKAFTITEFVDEDGEIEDPIGMGKDMYERTFKKLYGILERVIDKIDDLK